In Flavivirga abyssicola, the following are encoded in one genomic region:
- a CDS encoding Ppx/GppA phosphatase family protein, translating to MLNIKKFAAIDIGSNAVRLLISNIIEQKGKPVQFKKNSLVRVPIRLGADVFIENKISKENTQRIVDTMVAFKLLMKSHKVVKYKACATSAMRESKNGKEVVDLVLKESGISIDVIKGKEEAAIIAATDLHKYIDNNKTYLYVDVGGGSTEFTVIHRGKQVASKSFKIGTVRLLNDIVTKESWIELEAWIGRHAKSYHKIEVIGSGGNINKIFKISGKAIGKPLTYFYLSSYYQTLQSYSYEERITELGLNQDRADVIIPAMRIYLSSMKWSGAKNIYVPKIGLADGIIKSIYYDTVSSNTQ from the coding sequence ATGCTAAATATAAAGAAATTCGCAGCTATAGATATTGGTTCTAATGCTGTTAGGTTACTTATTTCAAATATAATTGAACAAAAGGGGAAACCTGTACAATTCAAGAAAAATTCATTAGTTCGTGTACCCATACGTTTAGGAGCCGATGTGTTTATAGAAAATAAAATTTCTAAGGAAAACACGCAACGCATTGTTGATACCATGGTTGCATTTAAATTGTTGATGAAATCTCATAAGGTAGTAAAATATAAAGCCTGTGCTACTTCTGCAATGCGAGAATCAAAAAATGGTAAAGAAGTGGTCGATTTAGTTTTAAAAGAATCAGGAATAAGTATAGATGTTATTAAAGGTAAGGAAGAAGCCGCTATTATAGCAGCAACCGATTTACATAAGTACATAGATAATAACAAGACCTATCTATATGTTGATGTTGGTGGTGGTAGCACTGAATTTACGGTAATACATAGAGGAAAACAAGTGGCTTCAAAGTCTTTTAAAATAGGTACTGTTAGACTTCTTAATGATATCGTTACAAAGGAATCATGGATAGAGCTAGAAGCGTGGATTGGTAGGCATGCAAAATCTTACCACAAAATTGAAGTTATTGGTTCTGGTGGAAATATTAATAAAATCTTTAAAATATCTGGTAAAGCTATTGGTAAACCGCTTACTTATTTCTATTTATCTTCATATTATCAGACATTACAAAGCTATTCTTATGAAGAACGTATCACAGAATTGGGTTTAAATCAAGATAGGGCAGATGTTATTATTCCTGCTATGCGAATTTACCTTTCTTCAATGAAATGGAGTGGGGCAAAAAACATTTATGTGCCAAAAATTGGTTTAGCTGATGGTATAATTAAAAGTATTTACTATGATACTGTTTCTAGCAATACACAGTAA
- a CDS encoding porin family protein, with protein sequence MKKFLLLAILFSFSIYGFSQDVKYGVRGGLNISNLDFDNTTGVINEHRNSMYIGFFANIGLSKTISVMPEIQFSAEGANAEPLHLDYIQAPIFLKFRLSEKIHIGAGPQVGLKVHKEEDGVKNFAYSGVAGVEYKINYAIFADVRYTYGFSNIFDDDLLVEAKNSNIQIGIGYKF encoded by the coding sequence ATGAAAAAATTTTTACTGTTAGCAATCCTATTTAGTTTTTCAATTTATGGCTTTTCTCAAGATGTAAAATATGGTGTTAGAGGAGGTCTTAATATTTCAAACTTAGACTTCGATAATACTACTGGTGTCATAAATGAGCATAGGAATAGTATGTATATTGGTTTTTTTGCAAACATCGGTTTATCTAAAACAATCTCTGTAATGCCAGAAATACAGTTTTCTGCTGAAGGAGCCAATGCAGAACCTTTACATTTGGATTATATACAAGCGCCAATTTTCTTAAAGTTTAGATTGAGTGAAAAAATTCATATAGGAGCTGGACCACAGGTTGGGCTTAAAGTACACAAAGAAGAAGATGGTGTTAAGAATTTTGCTTATTCTGGTGTTGCCGGTGTAGAATATAAAATCAACTATGCCATATTTGCAGATGTACGATATACATATGGTTTCTCCAATATTTTTGACGACGATTTATTAGTTGAAGCCAAAAACTCAAATATACAAATAGGTATAGGTTATAAATTTTAA
- the miaE gene encoding tRNA-(ms[2]io[6]A)-hydroxylase — protein MLGLKLPTDPRWVNIVEKNIEEILTDHAFCEQKATSTAISLIVSFPEYTELVQEMTALVKEEMSHFKMVHDKIIERGWVLGRDRRDDYVIQLVKFFPKGGSRTTQLVHRLLYAALIEARSCERFRLLSEELQDKELATFYRNLMVSEANHYTMFLGFARKYGNKKEVNAKWQQLLEYEAKIMSNLGNTEAIHG, from the coding sequence ATGCTAGGACTTAAACTTCCAACAGATCCACGTTGGGTAAACATTGTAGAAAAAAATATTGAAGAAATACTTACAGACCATGCTTTTTGCGAACAAAAAGCAACAAGTACAGCCATTTCCCTTATTGTAAGCTTTCCGGAATACACGGAATTAGTACAAGAAATGACAGCTTTAGTAAAGGAGGAAATGAGTCATTTTAAAATGGTACATGATAAAATTATTGAACGAGGGTGGGTTCTTGGACGTGATAGGCGCGATGATTATGTCATTCAGCTTGTAAAATTCTTCCCTAAAGGAGGTAGCAGAACGACGCAACTAGTACATCGTTTACTATATGCTGCATTAATTGAAGCAAGAAGCTGTGAACGTTTCAGATTACTTTCAGAAGAGCTTCAAGATAAAGAATTGGCTACCTTTTACAGGAATTTAATGGTTAGCGAAGCCAATCATTACACTATGTTTTTAGGTTTTGCCCGTAAATATGGAAATAAAAAAGAAGTTAATGCCAAATGGCAACAACTTCTTGAATATGAAGCGAAAATTATGTCTAACCTAGGCAATACAGAAGCTATACACGGTTAA
- the dnaX gene encoding DNA polymerase III subunit gamma/tau: protein MEHFVVSARKYRPQTFKDVVGQQAITNTLLNAIDNNHLAQALLFTGPRGVGKTTCARILAKMINSDGTETNDEDFAFNIFELDAASNNSVDDIRSLTDQVRIPPQVGKYKVYIIDEVHMLSQAAFNAFLKTLEEPPKHCIFILATTEKHKIIPTILSRCQIFDFKRITVKDAKEYLKFIAEEQGVTADDDALHIIAQKADGAMRDALSIFDRVVSFSGKNLTRQAVTENLNVLDYETYFTSTDLILENKIPELLLQFNNTLSKGFDGHHYISGLASHFRDLLVTKTPETIELLEVGEQTKTKYLEQSKKASQEFLLQGINLANDCDLKYKTSKNQRLLIELCLMQLASITFDGEKKNSRHYIIPASYFKKKGVTPVPVTAPKQEQNNSVADNSIEENTKTESTYSNKIKAFQVNEPPTIILKKETKRASGLSLSSIKAKKEHLIKQMDVVIEEEDLPKESFTEKELVNVWNTYIEIIRGKGKHNLASILSIDTPKVKETTVYLEFPNATNKVEVERNQYDLLAYIRKSLNNYDISLSISINEVMEKKYAYTTAEKFEKLKEKNSNIDILRKTFDLDI from the coding sequence TTGGAACACTTTGTAGTATCAGCCAGAAAATATAGACCACAAACATTTAAAGATGTTGTGGGACAACAGGCTATTACAAATACTTTACTGAATGCAATAGACAATAACCATTTAGCTCAAGCCCTACTCTTTACAGGGCCTCGTGGTGTAGGTAAAACAACTTGTGCGCGTATTCTCGCTAAAATGATTAACAGTGATGGTACCGAAACTAATGATGAAGATTTTGCATTTAATATTTTTGAACTAGATGCAGCTTCAAACAATTCTGTTGATGACATTAGGAGTTTAACAGATCAGGTTCGTATACCACCTCAGGTTGGAAAATACAAAGTGTACATTATTGATGAGGTACATATGCTATCTCAAGCTGCTTTTAACGCGTTTCTTAAAACATTGGAAGAACCGCCTAAACATTGTATTTTTATTTTAGCAACTACTGAAAAACATAAAATAATTCCAACTATTTTATCGCGTTGTCAGATTTTCGATTTTAAACGCATTACCGTAAAAGATGCTAAAGAATATTTAAAATTTATTGCAGAAGAACAAGGTGTCACTGCAGATGATGATGCGTTACATATTATAGCTCAAAAAGCAGATGGTGCTATGCGTGACGCCCTATCTATTTTTGATAGAGTGGTAAGTTTTTCGGGTAAAAATCTAACCAGGCAAGCAGTTACGGAGAATTTAAATGTACTTGACTACGAAACCTATTTTACAAGTACGGATTTAATTTTAGAAAATAAGATTCCGGAATTGCTACTACAATTCAATAATACATTGTCTAAAGGGTTTGATGGACATCATTATATCTCTGGATTAGCATCTCATTTTAGAGATTTATTAGTAACTAAAACGCCTGAAACTATCGAATTACTAGAAGTAGGAGAACAAACCAAAACGAAATACTTAGAACAATCTAAAAAAGCTTCACAAGAGTTCCTCCTTCAAGGCATAAATCTAGCAAACGATTGCGATCTCAAATACAAAACCAGCAAAAATCAGCGCTTACTTATCGAGTTATGTTTAATGCAGCTTGCCTCTATCACTTTTGATGGAGAAAAAAAAAATAGCAGACATTACATAATTCCAGCTTCTTACTTTAAAAAGAAAGGGGTTACTCCTGTTCCAGTAACAGCTCCTAAGCAAGAACAAAATAATTCAGTTGCCGACAATTCAATAGAGGAAAATACTAAGACTGAATCAACTTATTCAAATAAAATAAAAGCTTTTCAAGTTAATGAGCCTCCAACAATAATTTTAAAAAAAGAAACCAAACGAGCTTCTGGTCTTTCATTAAGTAGCATAAAAGCTAAAAAAGAACATCTTATTAAACAAATGGATGTTGTTATAGAAGAAGAAGATTTACCTAAAGAAAGTTTTACTGAGAAAGAACTTGTAAATGTTTGGAATACTTATATCGAAATAATAAGAGGTAAAGGGAAACATAATTTAGCTTCAATATTGTCTATAGATACTCCAAAAGTTAAAGAAACAACGGTTTATTTAGAGTTTCCAAACGCCACAAATAAGGTTGAGGTAGAACGTAACCAATATGATCTTTTGGCTTATATTAGAAAGTCTTTAAACAACTATGACATTAGCTTATCGATTAGTATAAACGAAGTCATGGAGAAAAAATATGCTTATACTACCGCGGAGAAGTTTGAAAAATTAAAAGAGAAAAATTCTAATATTGATATATTAAGAAAGACTTTCGATTTAGATATATAA
- a CDS encoding nuclear transport factor 2-like protein: protein MKKLLLLLFTVIILIACEKKTQRYFAESTEIETLKTGIKAYETGDWDTWKGHFADTAKIFVNSIKPITAEKRLDDLKAMTSAMSTYGFNHDKEYVEMVLDKDDETWVYYWASHKGTFAANNKELLIPVHLAVRFDKGKIIEEHIYFDGTAMNQEFAAIAAAKAKAEAEKE from the coding sequence ATGAAAAAACTTCTTTTATTACTATTTACAGTGATTATTTTAATTGCTTGCGAAAAAAAAACACAGCGCTATTTTGCTGAATCTACTGAAATTGAAACGTTAAAAACCGGTATTAAAGCTTATGAAACCGGTGACTGGGACACATGGAAAGGCCATTTTGCCGATACTGCAAAAATATTTGTTAATTCTATTAAACCAATAACAGCAGAAAAAAGACTAGATGACTTAAAAGCTATGACTAGTGCTATGTCTACCTACGGTTTTAATCATGATAAAGAATACGTAGAAATGGTATTAGATAAAGATGATGAAACCTGGGTTTATTACTGGGCTTCACACAAAGGTACATTTGCAGCAAATAATAAAGAATTATTGATACCAGTACATTTAGCTGTACGATTCGATAAGGGGAAAATTATAGAAGAACACATTTATTTTGATGGTACGGCAATGAACCAAGAATTTGCCGCCATAGCAGCTGCAAAAGCCAAAGCTGAAGCTGAAAAAGAATAA
- the rsmD gene encoding 16S rRNA (guanine(966)-N(2))-methyltransferase RsmD produces the protein MRIISGIYKSRKIVAPKNLPVRPTTDMAKESLFNILNNLFYFDEVSVLDLFAGTGNISYEFASRGTQNITCVDQDYGCIKFINQTAEAFEMPINTIKSDVFKFLEKSNLQTDVVFADPPYNFSEEQFSKIPELVFQNNMLLEDGILIIEHSKHTDLSNLNHYSYSKSYGGNMFSFFEIA, from the coding sequence ATGCGTATTATTTCTGGTATTTATAAAAGTAGAAAAATTGTTGCACCTAAAAATTTACCGGTGAGACCAACAACAGATATGGCTAAAGAATCTTTATTCAATATTTTAAATAATCTGTTTTATTTTGATGAGGTCTCTGTTTTAGATTTGTTTGCTGGCACTGGTAATATAAGTTATGAATTTGCATCAAGAGGTACCCAAAATATTACTTGTGTAGATCAAGATTATGGCTGTATTAAGTTTATAAACCAAACTGCCGAAGCTTTTGAAATGCCTATAAATACTATAAAAAGTGATGTTTTTAAATTTTTAGAAAAGTCCAATTTACAAACTGACGTTGTATTTGCAGACCCTCCTTATAATTTTTCAGAAGAACAATTTTCTAAAATACCGGAATTGGTTTTTCAAAACAACATGTTATTGGAAGATGGTATTCTAATTATTGAACACTCCAAACACACAGATTTATCTAATCTAAATCATTATAGTTATTCTAAAAGTTATGGTGGTAATATGTTTAGTTTTTTTGAAATAGCCTAA
- a CDS encoding DUF3822 family protein, whose protein sequence is MTQLNKNTNKLTNLELSIQISLSGLSFSILQKDSNNISVLKHFDFNKRLTPLELLDRCQNIFDTESHLQESFNNICVIHDNELSTLVPKPLFEEDCLADYLKFNSKILKSDFITYDDIVLNDSVNVYVPYININNFIYDKFGAFTFKHVSTILIEEILQIEKNTNTPRAYLNICKNHFEIVIIEKGKLLLYNTFEYTTKEDFIYYVLFTAEQLNLNPETLNVAFIGDIKESDDVYQIAYKYIRNISFGDRNDNYTYNENPKYNHSDFTLIKSF, encoded by the coding sequence ATGACGCAGTTAAATAAAAACACTAATAAATTAACGAATCTAGAATTGTCCATTCAAATAAGTTTGAGTGGACTTTCTTTTTCTATACTGCAAAAAGATTCCAATAATATTTCTGTCTTAAAGCACTTCGATTTTAACAAAAGACTGACGCCTTTAGAGCTTTTAGACCGTTGTCAAAATATCTTCGATACAGAATCACATTTACAGGAATCATTTAATAACATCTGTGTAATTCATGATAATGAATTATCTACACTAGTACCTAAACCCTTATTTGAAGAAGACTGTTTAGCTGATTATTTAAAATTTAATTCTAAAATTCTTAAATCGGATTTTATTACCTACGATGATATCGTATTAAATGATAGTGTAAATGTCTATGTTCCCTATATAAATATTAATAATTTTATATATGACAAATTTGGAGCTTTTACTTTTAAACATGTTTCTACTATCCTAATTGAAGAAATTTTACAGATTGAGAAAAACACCAATACCCCTAGAGCATATTTAAACATTTGCAAAAATCATTTTGAAATAGTAATTATAGAAAAAGGTAAGCTATTACTATACAATACATTTGAATACACTACAAAAGAAGACTTTATATATTATGTTTTATTTACTGCAGAGCAATTAAATTTAAATCCTGAAACGTTAAATGTAGCTTTTATTGGTGATATAAAAGAAAGCGATGATGTATATCAAATTGCATATAAGTATATAAGAAATATAAGTTTTGGTGATCGAAATGATAACTATACATATAATGAAAACCCAAAGTATAATCATTCAGATTTCACTTTAATAAAAAGTTTTTGA
- a CDS encoding ATP-dependent DNA helicase, with protein MTSSEFYSLINQQFPFKPTLKQNIVLQQLSEFIFNKAPNLLYVLKGYAGTGKTTIVGIIVTNLWKAKKSAVLMAPTGRAAKVISNYSGKEAFTIHKKIYFPKKEKGGGVRFVLQPNKHKNTVFIVDEASMIPDTPSDSKLFENGSLLDDLIQYVYSGHHCKLLLIGDTAQLPPVKLDISPALNEDALSLNYNKEVTRMELDEVVRQGQDSGILANATVLREALSHSVHDSFKFDLADFKDIVRLIDGHEIMDAINDAYSDLGKEETAIIVRSNKRANLYNQQIRNRILFNESELSAGDYLMVVKNNYFWIKPTTEAGFIANGDIIEVLEIFSIQELYGFRFAEVKIRMVDYPKMRPFETVLLLDTIEAETPSLPFEDSNKLYQEVMKDYEDESSKYKKFIKVKGNKHFNALQVKFSYAITCHKSQGGQWHTVFVEQPYLPNGIDKDYLRWLYTAVTRAKEKLYLIGFKNEFFEED; from the coding sequence ATGACGTCATCAGAATTTTATTCCCTTATAAACCAGCAGTTCCCGTTTAAACCTACGTTAAAACAAAATATTGTTCTGCAACAGCTTTCAGAGTTTATTTTTAACAAAGCACCAAATTTACTTTATGTGCTAAAAGGTTATGCAGGTACAGGAAAGACTACAATTGTAGGGATTATTGTGACTAATTTATGGAAAGCTAAAAAAAGTGCTGTTTTAATGGCTCCAACAGGTAGAGCGGCTAAAGTTATTTCTAATTATTCGGGAAAAGAAGCATTTACCATTCATAAAAAAATATATTTCCCAAAGAAAGAAAAGGGTGGAGGTGTTAGATTTGTGTTACAACCCAATAAGCATAAAAACACCGTTTTTATAGTTGATGAAGCATCTATGATACCAGATACGCCAAGTGATTCAAAACTTTTTGAAAATGGCTCGTTACTTGATGATTTAATTCAATATGTGTATTCCGGTCATCATTGTAAATTACTTTTAATTGGTGACACGGCTCAATTACCACCAGTTAAGTTAGATATTAGCCCTGCTTTAAATGAAGATGCTCTTAGTTTAAATTACAACAAAGAAGTTACCAGAATGGAATTAGACGAAGTTGTGAGGCAAGGGCAGGATTCTGGGATTCTTGCCAATGCAACGGTATTACGTGAGGCCTTATCACATAGCGTTCATGATAGTTTTAAATTTGATTTGGCAGACTTTAAGGATATTGTTAGGTTAATAGATGGGCATGAGATTATGGATGCTATTAACGATGCTTATAGCGATTTAGGGAAGGAAGAAACGGCCATTATTGTGAGAAGTAATAAACGGGCTAATTTGTATAATCAACAAATACGTAATAGAATATTATTTAATGAAAGCGAACTCTCTGCTGGCGATTATTTAATGGTTGTTAAGAACAATTACTTTTGGATTAAGCCAACTACTGAAGCTGGTTTTATTGCAAATGGTGATATTATAGAAGTGCTTGAAATTTTTAGTATTCAGGAGCTTTACGGCTTCCGTTTTGCAGAAGTTAAAATACGTATGGTAGATTATCCGAAAATGAGACCTTTTGAAACGGTTTTACTTTTAGATACTATCGAAGCTGAAACACCATCTTTACCTTTCGAAGATTCTAATAAGTTATACCAAGAAGTTATGAAAGATTATGAAGATGAATCTAGTAAGTATAAAAAATTTATAAAAGTAAAGGGTAATAAACACTTTAATGCACTTCAAGTGAAGTTTTCTTATGCCATTACCTGTCATAAATCGCAAGGTGGACAATGGCACACCGTTTTTGTTGAGCAGCCTTATTTGCCAAATGGTATTGATAAAGACTATTTGCGTTGGTTGTATACCGCAGTAACCAGAGCTAAAGAAAAACTATATCTTATTGGTTTTAAAAATGAATTTTTTGAAGAAGATTAA
- the kdsB gene encoding 3-deoxy-manno-octulosonate cytidylyltransferase — MKIISMIPARYSASRFPGKLMQDLGGKTVILRTYEATVATNLFDDVFVVTDNKIIYDEIVNNGGKAIMSKKEHDCGSDRIAEAVEFMDIDIVINVQGDEPFTDRESLAKLIEVFKEDHDKKIDLASLMVHITDLDEINNPNTVKVIVDQSNFALYYSRSPIPYPREKNVGVKYYKHKGVYAFRKEAILDFYKLPMLPLEASEKIECIRYLEYGKRIKMIETDIEGVEIDTPEDLERAKKLWK; from the coding sequence ATGAAAATAATTTCAATGATTCCTGCGCGTTACAGTGCATCGCGATTTCCAGGAAAACTTATGCAAGACCTAGGGGGAAAAACGGTCATATTGCGTACATACGAAGCCACTGTAGCTACTAATTTGTTCGATGACGTCTTTGTCGTTACGGATAACAAAATTATTTATGACGAAATTGTAAATAATGGAGGTAAAGCCATAATGAGTAAGAAAGAACATGATTGTGGTAGCGATAGAATAGCAGAAGCTGTCGAATTTATGGATATAGATATTGTTATTAATGTTCAAGGAGACGAACCATTTACAGATAGAGAGTCGCTGGCAAAATTGATAGAAGTCTTTAAGGAAGACCATGATAAAAAAATTGATCTAGCGTCCTTAATGGTTCATATCACAGATTTGGATGAGATTAATAATCCAAACACTGTAAAGGTGATTGTAGACCAATCAAATTTCGCACTTTATTATTCTCGAAGCCCAATTCCTTATCCAAGAGAAAAAAATGTAGGTGTGAAATACTATAAGCATAAAGGCGTTTATGCTTTTAGAAAAGAAGCTATACTTGATTTTTACAAGTTACCCATGTTGCCATTAGAAGCTTCAGAAAAAATCGAGTGTATTCGTTATTTGGAATATGGAAAACGAATTAAAATGATAGAAACCGATATTGAAGGTGTTGAAATTGATACACCTGAAGATTTGGAACGCGCTAAAAAATTATGGAAATAG
- a CDS encoding HAD family hydrolase encodes MIKEYNNIKVIGFDADDTLWVNETYFREAEEAFGKLLSDYETPNKIDQELFKMEIRNLPIYGYGVKAFVLSMVQSALELSNYNVPHKTIEEILNIGKRMLEKPVELLDGVEDVLKVLSKKYRLILATKGDLLDQERKLEKSGLTSYFHHIEVLSDKQEINYSKLLNHLEVKPSEFLMIGNSLKSDVLPLVNIGAHAVHVPFHTTWAHEEVTEKETNGKTYKTISSLRDVIKLLE; translated from the coding sequence TTGATAAAAGAATACAACAATATAAAAGTGATTGGCTTTGATGCAGATGATACCCTTTGGGTGAATGAAACTTATTTTCGTGAGGCAGAAGAAGCATTTGGGAAATTATTATCAGACTATGAAACCCCAAATAAAATAGATCAGGAATTATTTAAAATGGAAATACGCAATTTACCTATATATGGATACGGGGTTAAAGCTTTTGTATTATCTATGGTTCAATCTGCTTTAGAATTGTCTAACTATAATGTACCTCATAAAACAATAGAAGAGATTCTTAATATTGGAAAAAGAATGCTTGAAAAGCCCGTAGAATTGCTTGATGGTGTTGAGGATGTTTTAAAAGTATTATCGAAAAAATATCGTTTAATACTTGCTACGAAGGGTGATTTATTAGATCAAGAACGCAAGTTAGAAAAGTCTGGCCTTACAAGTTATTTTCACCATATAGAAGTATTAAGCGATAAGCAAGAAATTAATTATTCTAAATTATTAAATCATTTAGAGGTTAAACCATCAGAGTTTTTAATGATAGGCAACTCTTTAAAATCTGATGTATTACCATTAGTGAATATTGGAGCTCATGCAGTCCATGTCCCTTTTCATACTACTTGGGCACATGAAGAAGTTACTGAAAAAGAGACAAACGGAAAGACTTATAAAACGATAAGTAGTTTACGAGATGTTATAAAATTATTAGAGTAG
- a CDS encoding CatA-like O-acetyltransferase: protein MKIIDINTWNRKQHYEHFSKLKDPYFAVIIPFNVTKAYKFSKENNKSFFAKYLHDCMKAINVVDNFRYRIEDENVVDYHVIHASATIMRSNKTFGFSFVEYNDDLNIFAKNIAEEKERIENSTALYPPQNGLNCIHCSAMPWLHFSGHKEPVSGVLESVPKIAFSKITQINDELIMNVSVNVNHALVDGYHIGLFSEEYQKYLNQ, encoded by the coding sequence TTGAAAATTATAGATATAAATACCTGGAATAGAAAGCAGCATTACGAGCATTTTAGTAAGCTAAAAGACCCCTATTTTGCTGTAATAATTCCTTTTAATGTTACTAAAGCATATAAGTTTTCAAAAGAGAACAACAAAAGTTTTTTTGCGAAGTACTTACATGATTGTATGAAAGCGATAAATGTGGTTGATAATTTTAGATATAGAATAGAAGATGAAAACGTAGTGGATTATCATGTTATTCATGCATCAGCTACAATTATGAGATCTAATAAAACATTTGGCTTTTCATTTGTTGAATATAACGATGATTTGAATATTTTTGCAAAAAATATAGCAGAAGAAAAAGAAAGAATTGAAAATTCTACAGCATTATATCCACCTCAAAATGGATTAAACTGTATACACTGTTCTGCCATGCCCTGGCTTCATTTTTCAGGACATAAAGAACCTGTTTCTGGAGTATTGGAATCTGTACCAAAAATTGCATTTAGCAAAATAACTCAAATCAATGACGAATTAATTATGAATGTTTCTGTTAACGTAAACCACGCATTAGTTGATGGCTATCATATTGGTTTGTTTTCAGAAGAATATCAAAAATATTTAAACCAATAA
- a CDS encoding iron-containing alcohol dehydrogenase family protein: MNYKNFPMVPRVIFGRGSFNQLNEILTPKRLNINAPFIYLVDDVFKNNSWLTSRIQLSYDDKIIFISSKEEPKTSQVDELVEDIILLTKERPSGVIGIGGGTLLDLAKAVAIMLTNEGEAKDYQGWDLVKNEGIYHVGIPTISGTGAEVSRTTVLTGPHKKLGINSDFTPFDQVVLDSELTKDVPVDQWFYTGMDCYIHCVESLNGTYLNAFSKSYGDMALDLCKEIFLSDDLSEVESQEKLMMASWHGGMSIVYSQVGVAHAMSYGLSYLLGTKHGIGNCIVFDQLEEFYPEGVKLFKQMKEKHNIELPVGLCANLSDEELNIMIDISLSLEPLWENALGENWQKTITREKLRALYQKM; the protein is encoded by the coding sequence ATGAATTATAAAAACTTTCCAATGGTGCCAAGAGTTATTTTTGGCAGAGGTAGTTTCAATCAGTTAAACGAAATTTTGACCCCAAAACGTTTAAACATCAATGCGCCTTTTATTTATTTGGTAGATGATGTTTTCAAGAACAATTCTTGGTTAACTTCAAGAATACAATTATCATATGATGATAAGATTATTTTTATTTCTTCAAAAGAAGAACCAAAAACGTCTCAAGTAGATGAGCTGGTTGAAGACATTATTTTATTAACAAAAGAACGTCCGTCTGGAGTTATCGGAATAGGAGGCGGGACGCTTTTAGATCTGGCAAAGGCAGTTGCTATAATGCTAACTAATGAAGGCGAAGCTAAAGATTATCAGGGTTGGGATTTAGTTAAAAATGAAGGAATATATCATGTTGGTATTCCAACTATATCTGGTACAGGAGCCGAAGTTTCTAGAACAACGGTACTAACCGGACCACATAAAAAGCTAGGCATAAATTCGGATTTCACTCCATTTGATCAAGTTGTACTTGACTCAGAACTCACAAAAGATGTTCCAGTAGATCAATGGTTTTATACAGGAATGGATTGCTATATTCATTGTGTAGAGTCGTTAAATGGAACGTATTTAAATGCTTTTAGTAAAAGTTATGGTGATATGGCCTTAGACTTATGTAAAGAGATCTTTTTAAGTGACGATCTTTCAGAGGTTGAATCTCAAGAAAAATTAATGATGGCTTCCTGGCATGGCGGTATGAGTATTGTATATTCTCAGGTAGGTGTTGCTCATGCTATGAGTTACGGTTTATCTTACTTATTGGGTACAAAACATGGTATTGGTAATTGTATCGTTTTTGATCAGTTAGAAGAGTTTTATCCAGAAGGTGTAAAGCTTTTTAAACAAATGAAGGAAAAACATAATATTGAGTTACCCGTTGGTCTTTGTGCTAATTTGTCGGATGAGGAATTAAATATCATGATTGATATCTCGTTAAGTTTAGAACCTCTTTGGGAAAATGCCTTGGGGGAAAACTGGCAAAAAACAATAACTCGAGAAAAATTAAGAGCTCTTTATCAAAAAATGTAG